From the genome of Neodiprion pinetum isolate iyNeoPine1 chromosome 3, iyNeoPine1.2, whole genome shotgun sequence, one region includes:
- the LOC124215558 gene encoding A-kinase anchor protein 17A isoform X3 encodes MDEKTARETRSGEVVNGFRSCRDLSDVVPLYAPRGLYLKPIAKINVSVNLPQLKIPGKTISTWEVMEKIRVLVRPDQFSSLKVTKSTLEFVRLEGDLEDKCRLQQVLARLDSQRLNLAGFPNILKVRAAEAKDEFPTRHSWDSYFRDAKHMNELKPGERPDTIHITGLPVKWFCEEGAEIPSESLVSKIFRKWGPLRRVDVPAADPYRSRMRLGTNIQKFSFGDGLFFDAYIQYAEYMDFVNAMDALRGMKLLKKEPLKYLTATIKADFDKTKHMNDSSVAHREFERKRLTAQDSMAAEKLRKKQEAIESRKAEQRKQEEANSNAKQLRRQKREEKRKRKALTIIRKQEEDKVSMKIAREERKLIKAQRQLESIRLLDELFDRLKVMVRVEQKEIEIKKTDTESKKDVKKSEKLGQQKTSENSECDEDKKKDQKNKKSKKKKIKKDKKKKKKQKKDKKSATDEDSDYSDDGATKVKSVLTSGIALPSSSSVDTAGTYPVMYPSFDPAWYWNGATSPLFFSPMMRGIPRGPPRGRFLRGRGRGFTPWRGHFRQPRPFNPHVYNDQYYKYFAKLTGQDYHDLDLESDWERDSRSRSQSRRRSRTRSYSRSRSRSRRRSRSRSRNRSRSRSRSRTRSRSRSKSRTRSRSRGRARSRTRSKSRSRSRRRGGARARSGSRRSRSNSRTRSRSRSRSRSRSRKLNRSRSNSRTNSSRRKRRRRSGSRVMITRAKSRSVSPKHKSRSSSWSLPRTPNRRSCSWSKDIDSQPKDGGGKKKKEGERDRRKKSSTETRKKDDHRNETDRDKKVNAKNGTIENVDNVSTTIAAALQTEAITPD; translated from the exons ATGGACGAAAAGACGGCTAGGGAAACCCGCAGCGGAGAGGTTGTCAACGGGTTTCGGAGCTGCAGGGACCTGAGCGACGTCGTTCCGTTATATGCGCCGCGAGGCCTGTATTTGAAACCAATTGCCAAAATTAATGTATCTGTTAATCTACCTCAACTGAAGATACCAG GCaaaacaatatcaacatgGGAGGTAATGGAGAAGATACGTGTCCTGGTTCGTCCCGACCAATTCTCATCACTGAAAGTAACGAAAAGTACATTGGAATTCGTGAGACTGGAGGGCGATCTGGAAGACAAATGCAGACTTCAGCAGGTTCTCGCCAGGCTAGATTCCCAGCGTTTAAACCTAGCCGGATTCCCAAATATCCTCAAAGTCCGGGCTGCAGAGGCCAAGGACGAGTTTCCGACCCGGCATTCGTGGGACTCTTACTTCAGGGATGCCAAACACATGAACGAATTAAAACCGGGCGAAAGACCTGACACCATTCATATTACTGGCTTGCCAGTCAAGTGGTTCTGTGAGGAGGGGGCTGAAATCCCCAGCGAGTCACTGGTCTCCAAAATATTCCGCAAATGGGGACCCCTTCGGAGGGTCGATGTTCCAGCTGCAGATCCATATAGATCAAGAATGAGGCTTGGCacaaatatacaaaaatttaGTTTCGGCGATGGGCTTTTCTTTGATGCTTATATTCAGTACGCTGAGTATATGGACTTTGTCAATGCTATGGACGCCCTCCGAGGGATGAAACTGTTGAAGAAGGAGCCACTCAAGTACCTTACGGCCACAATTAAG GCTGATTTtgacaaaacaaaacacatGAACGACTCAAGCGTAGCACATCGGGAGTTTGAAAGAAAGCGACTGACTGCACAGGACAGCATGGCTGCGGAAAAACTGCGTAAGAAGCAAGAAGCGATTGAATCACGCAAAGCAGAACAGAG AAAGCAAGAAGAAGCGAACAGTAACGCGAAGCAGCTTAGACGtcagaaaagagaagaaaagcgTAAGCGAAAAGCTTTGACCATTATTCGAAAACAAGAAGAGGACAAGGTATCCATGAAAATTGCCAGAGAGGAACGGAAACTGATAAAGGCTCAGAGGCAGTTGGAGAGCATACGATTGCTTGACGAATTGTTTGATAGACTTAAGGTAATG GTGAGAGTTGAGCAGAAGGAAATTGAGATCAAGAAAACTGATACAGAGTCTAAAAAGGATgtcaaaaaatcagaaaagtTGGGCCAGCAAAAAACGTCAGAAAACTCGGAATGTgatgaggataaaaaaaaagatcaaaagaataagaaatctaaaaagaaaaagattaagaaggacaaaaagaaaaag aaaaaacaaaagaaggaCAAAAAATCTGCGACGGACGAAGATTCGGATTACTCGGATGACGGAGCAACGAAGGTAAAGAGCGTGCTTACTAGCGGCATCGCCCTTCCATCATCCTCCTCAG TTGATACTGCAGGTACGTATCCAGTGATGTACCCAAGCTTCGATCCAGCCTGGTACTGGAACGGGGCCACATCACCGTTATTTTTCTCGCCAATGATGCGGGGAATACCGAGAGGACCACCAAGAGGACGTTTTCTGCGTGGAAGAGGCAGGGGTTTCACCCCGTGGCGCGGCCATTTCCGTCAGCCGCGTCCGTTCAACCCTCACGTCTACAACGATCAGTACTACAAATACTTTGCGAAGCTGACAGGGCAGGACTACCACGATTTGGATTTAGAGAGCGATTGGGAACGCGACTCCAGGTCGAGATCACAGAGTCGTAGGAGATCCAGGACTAGATCCTACTCCAGATCGCGGTCAAGGAGCAGGAGGCGGAGTCGTAGTCGAAGTAGAAACAGGAGCAGGAGCAGGAGCAGAAGTCGGACGAGAAGTAGAAGCAGAAGTAAAAGTAGAACTAGGAGCAGGAGCAGGGGACGAGCCAGGAGCAGAACCAGGAGTAAAAGTAGATCTCGTTCGAGGCGAAGAGGCGGGGCGAGGGCAAGGTCAGGCTCGCGACGCTCAAGGTCAAATTCACGGACTAGGTCGAGGTCAAGGTCAAGGTCGAGATCACGGTCGCGAAAATTGAACAGGTCGAGAAGTAACTCTAGAACAAATTCCAGCAGACGAAAACGCAGAAGGAGATCTGGATCGCGAGTTATGATTACTCGGGCAAAGTCTCGTAGTGTTTCGCCCAAACATAAATCTCGCAGCAGTTCGTGGTCGCTTCCAAGAACACCGAACCGCAGGAGCTGTTCTTGGTCTAAGGACATTGATAGTCAGCCGAAGGATGGCGggggaaagaagaagaaagaaggagagagagatagaagaAAGAAGAGCAGCACGGAGACGAGAAAGAAGGATGATCATCGCAATGAGACTGATAGAGATAAGAAAGTAAATGCGAAAAATGGGACTATTGAGAATGTTGATAACGTTAGTACAACTATTGCTGCTGCTCTTCAAACTGAGGCAATCACACCTGATTGA
- the LOC124215558 gene encoding A-kinase anchor protein 17A isoform X1, protein MDEKTARETRSGEVVNGFRSCRDLSDVVPLYAPRGLYLKPIAKINVSVNLPQLKIPGKTISTWEVMEKIRVLVRPDQFSSLKVTKSTLEFVRLEGDLEDKCRLQQVLARLDSQRLNLAGFPNILKVRAAEAKDEFPTRHSWDSYFRDAKHMNELKPGERPDTIHITGLPVKWFCEEGAEIPSESLVSKIFRKWGPLRRVDVPAADPYRSRMRLGTNIQKFSFGDGLFFDAYIQYAEYMDFVNAMDALRGMKLLKKEPLKYLTATIKADFDKTKHMNDSSVAHREFERKRLTAQDSMAAEKLRKKQEAIESRKAEQRKQEEANSNAKQLRRQKREEKRKRKALTIIRKQEEDKVSMKIAREERKLIKAQRQLESIRLLDELFDRLKVMVRVEQKEIEIKKTDTESKKDVKKSEKLGQQKTSENSECDEDKKKDQKNKKSKKKKIKKDKKKKKKQKKDKKSATDEDSDYSDDGATKVKSVLTSGIALPSSSSGPLSVDTAGTYPVMYPSFDPAWYWNGATSPLFFSPMMRGIPRGPPRGRFLRGRGRGFTPWRGHFRQPRPFNPHVYNDQYYKYFAKLTGQDYHDLDLESDWERDSRSRSQSRRRSRTRSYSRSRSRSRRRSRSRSRNRSRSRSRSRTRSRSRSKSRTRSRSRGRARSRTRSKSRSRSRRRGGARARSGSRRSRSNSRTRSRSRSRSRSRSRKLNRSRSNSRTNSSRRKRRRRSGSRVMITRAKSRSVSPKHKSRSSSWSLPRTPNRRSCSWSKDIDSQPKDGGGKKKKEGERDRRKKSSTETRKKDDHRNETDRDKKVNAKNGTIENVDNVSTTIAAALQTEAITPD, encoded by the exons ATGGACGAAAAGACGGCTAGGGAAACCCGCAGCGGAGAGGTTGTCAACGGGTTTCGGAGCTGCAGGGACCTGAGCGACGTCGTTCCGTTATATGCGCCGCGAGGCCTGTATTTGAAACCAATTGCCAAAATTAATGTATCTGTTAATCTACCTCAACTGAAGATACCAG GCaaaacaatatcaacatgGGAGGTAATGGAGAAGATACGTGTCCTGGTTCGTCCCGACCAATTCTCATCACTGAAAGTAACGAAAAGTACATTGGAATTCGTGAGACTGGAGGGCGATCTGGAAGACAAATGCAGACTTCAGCAGGTTCTCGCCAGGCTAGATTCCCAGCGTTTAAACCTAGCCGGATTCCCAAATATCCTCAAAGTCCGGGCTGCAGAGGCCAAGGACGAGTTTCCGACCCGGCATTCGTGGGACTCTTACTTCAGGGATGCCAAACACATGAACGAATTAAAACCGGGCGAAAGACCTGACACCATTCATATTACTGGCTTGCCAGTCAAGTGGTTCTGTGAGGAGGGGGCTGAAATCCCCAGCGAGTCACTGGTCTCCAAAATATTCCGCAAATGGGGACCCCTTCGGAGGGTCGATGTTCCAGCTGCAGATCCATATAGATCAAGAATGAGGCTTGGCacaaatatacaaaaatttaGTTTCGGCGATGGGCTTTTCTTTGATGCTTATATTCAGTACGCTGAGTATATGGACTTTGTCAATGCTATGGACGCCCTCCGAGGGATGAAACTGTTGAAGAAGGAGCCACTCAAGTACCTTACGGCCACAATTAAG GCTGATTTtgacaaaacaaaacacatGAACGACTCAAGCGTAGCACATCGGGAGTTTGAAAGAAAGCGACTGACTGCACAGGACAGCATGGCTGCGGAAAAACTGCGTAAGAAGCAAGAAGCGATTGAATCACGCAAAGCAGAACAGAG AAAGCAAGAAGAAGCGAACAGTAACGCGAAGCAGCTTAGACGtcagaaaagagaagaaaagcgTAAGCGAAAAGCTTTGACCATTATTCGAAAACAAGAAGAGGACAAGGTATCCATGAAAATTGCCAGAGAGGAACGGAAACTGATAAAGGCTCAGAGGCAGTTGGAGAGCATACGATTGCTTGACGAATTGTTTGATAGACTTAAGGTAATG GTGAGAGTTGAGCAGAAGGAAATTGAGATCAAGAAAACTGATACAGAGTCTAAAAAGGATgtcaaaaaatcagaaaagtTGGGCCAGCAAAAAACGTCAGAAAACTCGGAATGTgatgaggataaaaaaaaagatcaaaagaataagaaatctaaaaagaaaaagattaagaaggacaaaaagaaaaag aaaaaacaaaagaaggaCAAAAAATCTGCGACGGACGAAGATTCGGATTACTCGGATGACGGAGCAACGAAGGTAAAGAGCGTGCTTACTAGCGGCATCGCCCTTCCATCATCCTCCTCAG GCCCGCTTTCAGTTGATACTGCAGGTACGTATCCAGTGATGTACCCAAGCTTCGATCCAGCCTGGTACTGGAACGGGGCCACATCACCGTTATTTTTCTCGCCAATGATGCGGGGAATACCGAGAGGACCACCAAGAGGACGTTTTCTGCGTGGAAGAGGCAGGGGTTTCACCCCGTGGCGCGGCCATTTCCGTCAGCCGCGTCCGTTCAACCCTCACGTCTACAACGATCAGTACTACAAATACTTTGCGAAGCTGACAGGGCAGGACTACCACGATTTGGATTTAGAGAGCGATTGGGAACGCGACTCCAGGTCGAGATCACAGAGTCGTAGGAGATCCAGGACTAGATCCTACTCCAGATCGCGGTCAAGGAGCAGGAGGCGGAGTCGTAGTCGAAGTAGAAACAGGAGCAGGAGCAGGAGCAGAAGTCGGACGAGAAGTAGAAGCAGAAGTAAAAGTAGAACTAGGAGCAGGAGCAGGGGACGAGCCAGGAGCAGAACCAGGAGTAAAAGTAGATCTCGTTCGAGGCGAAGAGGCGGGGCGAGGGCAAGGTCAGGCTCGCGACGCTCAAGGTCAAATTCACGGACTAGGTCGAGGTCAAGGTCAAGGTCGAGATCACGGTCGCGAAAATTGAACAGGTCGAGAAGTAACTCTAGAACAAATTCCAGCAGACGAAAACGCAGAAGGAGATCTGGATCGCGAGTTATGATTACTCGGGCAAAGTCTCGTAGTGTTTCGCCCAAACATAAATCTCGCAGCAGTTCGTGGTCGCTTCCAAGAACACCGAACCGCAGGAGCTGTTCTTGGTCTAAGGACATTGATAGTCAGCCGAAGGATGGCGggggaaagaagaagaaagaaggagagagagatagaagaAAGAAGAGCAGCACGGAGACGAGAAAGAAGGATGATCATCGCAATGAGACTGATAGAGATAAGAAAGTAAATGCGAAAAATGGGACTATTGAGAATGTTGATAACGTTAGTACAACTATTGCTGCTGCTCTTCAAACTGAGGCAATCACACCTGATTGA
- the LOC124215558 gene encoding A-kinase anchor protein 17A isoform X2 translates to MDEKTARETRSGEVVNGFRSCRDLSDVVPLYAPRGLYLKPIAKINVSVNLPQLKIPGKTISTWEVMEKIRVLVRPDQFSSLKVTKSTLEFVRLEGDLEDKCRLQQVLARLDSQRLNLAGFPNILKVRAAEAKDEFPTRHSWDSYFRDAKHMNELKPGERPDTIHITGLPVKWFCEEGAEIPSESLVSKIFRKWGPLRRVDVPAADPYRSRMRLGTNIQKFSFGDGLFFDAYIQYAEYMDFVNAMDALRGMKLLKKEPLKYLTATIKADFDKTKHMNDSSVAHREFERKRLTAQDSMAAEKLRKKQEAIESRKAEQRKQEEANSNAKQLRRQKREEKRKRKALTIIRKQEEDKVSMKIAREERKLIKAQRQLESIRLLDELFDRLKVRVEQKEIEIKKTDTESKKDVKKSEKLGQQKTSENSECDEDKKKDQKNKKSKKKKIKKDKKKKKKQKKDKKSATDEDSDYSDDGATKVKSVLTSGIALPSSSSGPLSVDTAGTYPVMYPSFDPAWYWNGATSPLFFSPMMRGIPRGPPRGRFLRGRGRGFTPWRGHFRQPRPFNPHVYNDQYYKYFAKLTGQDYHDLDLESDWERDSRSRSQSRRRSRTRSYSRSRSRSRRRSRSRSRNRSRSRSRSRTRSRSRSKSRTRSRSRGRARSRTRSKSRSRSRRRGGARARSGSRRSRSNSRTRSRSRSRSRSRSRKLNRSRSNSRTNSSRRKRRRRSGSRVMITRAKSRSVSPKHKSRSSSWSLPRTPNRRSCSWSKDIDSQPKDGGGKKKKEGERDRRKKSSTETRKKDDHRNETDRDKKVNAKNGTIENVDNVSTTIAAALQTEAITPD, encoded by the exons ATGGACGAAAAGACGGCTAGGGAAACCCGCAGCGGAGAGGTTGTCAACGGGTTTCGGAGCTGCAGGGACCTGAGCGACGTCGTTCCGTTATATGCGCCGCGAGGCCTGTATTTGAAACCAATTGCCAAAATTAATGTATCTGTTAATCTACCTCAACTGAAGATACCAG GCaaaacaatatcaacatgGGAGGTAATGGAGAAGATACGTGTCCTGGTTCGTCCCGACCAATTCTCATCACTGAAAGTAACGAAAAGTACATTGGAATTCGTGAGACTGGAGGGCGATCTGGAAGACAAATGCAGACTTCAGCAGGTTCTCGCCAGGCTAGATTCCCAGCGTTTAAACCTAGCCGGATTCCCAAATATCCTCAAAGTCCGGGCTGCAGAGGCCAAGGACGAGTTTCCGACCCGGCATTCGTGGGACTCTTACTTCAGGGATGCCAAACACATGAACGAATTAAAACCGGGCGAAAGACCTGACACCATTCATATTACTGGCTTGCCAGTCAAGTGGTTCTGTGAGGAGGGGGCTGAAATCCCCAGCGAGTCACTGGTCTCCAAAATATTCCGCAAATGGGGACCCCTTCGGAGGGTCGATGTTCCAGCTGCAGATCCATATAGATCAAGAATGAGGCTTGGCacaaatatacaaaaatttaGTTTCGGCGATGGGCTTTTCTTTGATGCTTATATTCAGTACGCTGAGTATATGGACTTTGTCAATGCTATGGACGCCCTCCGAGGGATGAAACTGTTGAAGAAGGAGCCACTCAAGTACCTTACGGCCACAATTAAG GCTGATTTtgacaaaacaaaacacatGAACGACTCAAGCGTAGCACATCGGGAGTTTGAAAGAAAGCGACTGACTGCACAGGACAGCATGGCTGCGGAAAAACTGCGTAAGAAGCAAGAAGCGATTGAATCACGCAAAGCAGAACAGAG AAAGCAAGAAGAAGCGAACAGTAACGCGAAGCAGCTTAGACGtcagaaaagagaagaaaagcgTAAGCGAAAAGCTTTGACCATTATTCGAAAACAAGAAGAGGACAAGGTATCCATGAAAATTGCCAGAGAGGAACGGAAACTGATAAAGGCTCAGAGGCAGTTGGAGAGCATACGATTGCTTGACGAATTGTTTGATAGACTTAAG GTGAGAGTTGAGCAGAAGGAAATTGAGATCAAGAAAACTGATACAGAGTCTAAAAAGGATgtcaaaaaatcagaaaagtTGGGCCAGCAAAAAACGTCAGAAAACTCGGAATGTgatgaggataaaaaaaaagatcaaaagaataagaaatctaaaaagaaaaagattaagaaggacaaaaagaaaaag aaaaaacaaaagaaggaCAAAAAATCTGCGACGGACGAAGATTCGGATTACTCGGATGACGGAGCAACGAAGGTAAAGAGCGTGCTTACTAGCGGCATCGCCCTTCCATCATCCTCCTCAG GCCCGCTTTCAGTTGATACTGCAGGTACGTATCCAGTGATGTACCCAAGCTTCGATCCAGCCTGGTACTGGAACGGGGCCACATCACCGTTATTTTTCTCGCCAATGATGCGGGGAATACCGAGAGGACCACCAAGAGGACGTTTTCTGCGTGGAAGAGGCAGGGGTTTCACCCCGTGGCGCGGCCATTTCCGTCAGCCGCGTCCGTTCAACCCTCACGTCTACAACGATCAGTACTACAAATACTTTGCGAAGCTGACAGGGCAGGACTACCACGATTTGGATTTAGAGAGCGATTGGGAACGCGACTCCAGGTCGAGATCACAGAGTCGTAGGAGATCCAGGACTAGATCCTACTCCAGATCGCGGTCAAGGAGCAGGAGGCGGAGTCGTAGTCGAAGTAGAAACAGGAGCAGGAGCAGGAGCAGAAGTCGGACGAGAAGTAGAAGCAGAAGTAAAAGTAGAACTAGGAGCAGGAGCAGGGGACGAGCCAGGAGCAGAACCAGGAGTAAAAGTAGATCTCGTTCGAGGCGAAGAGGCGGGGCGAGGGCAAGGTCAGGCTCGCGACGCTCAAGGTCAAATTCACGGACTAGGTCGAGGTCAAGGTCAAGGTCGAGATCACGGTCGCGAAAATTGAACAGGTCGAGAAGTAACTCTAGAACAAATTCCAGCAGACGAAAACGCAGAAGGAGATCTGGATCGCGAGTTATGATTACTCGGGCAAAGTCTCGTAGTGTTTCGCCCAAACATAAATCTCGCAGCAGTTCGTGGTCGCTTCCAAGAACACCGAACCGCAGGAGCTGTTCTTGGTCTAAGGACATTGATAGTCAGCCGAAGGATGGCGggggaaagaagaagaaagaaggagagagagatagaagaAAGAAGAGCAGCACGGAGACGAGAAAGAAGGATGATCATCGCAATGAGACTGATAGAGATAAGAAAGTAAATGCGAAAAATGGGACTATTGAGAATGTTGATAACGTTAGTACAACTATTGCTGCTGCTCTTCAAACTGAGGCAATCACACCTGATTGA
- the LOC124215558 gene encoding A-kinase anchor protein 17A isoform X4 produces the protein MEKIRVLVRPDQFSSLKVTKSTLEFVRLEGDLEDKCRLQQVLARLDSQRLNLAGFPNILKVRAAEAKDEFPTRHSWDSYFRDAKHMNELKPGERPDTIHITGLPVKWFCEEGAEIPSESLVSKIFRKWGPLRRVDVPAADPYRSRMRLGTNIQKFSFGDGLFFDAYIQYAEYMDFVNAMDALRGMKLLKKEPLKYLTATIKADFDKTKHMNDSSVAHREFERKRLTAQDSMAAEKLRKKQEAIESRKAEQRKQEEANSNAKQLRRQKREEKRKRKALTIIRKQEEDKVSMKIAREERKLIKAQRQLESIRLLDELFDRLKVMVRVEQKEIEIKKTDTESKKDVKKSEKLGQQKTSENSECDEDKKKDQKNKKSKKKKIKKDKKKKKKQKKDKKSATDEDSDYSDDGATKVKSVLTSGIALPSSSSGPLSVDTAGTYPVMYPSFDPAWYWNGATSPLFFSPMMRGIPRGPPRGRFLRGRGRGFTPWRGHFRQPRPFNPHVYNDQYYKYFAKLTGQDYHDLDLESDWERDSRSRSQSRRRSRTRSYSRSRSRSRRRSRSRSRNRSRSRSRSRTRSRSRSKSRTRSRSRGRARSRTRSKSRSRSRRRGGARARSGSRRSRSNSRTRSRSRSRSRSRSRKLNRSRSNSRTNSSRRKRRRRSGSRVMITRAKSRSVSPKHKSRSSSWSLPRTPNRRSCSWSKDIDSQPKDGGGKKKKEGERDRRKKSSTETRKKDDHRNETDRDKKVNAKNGTIENVDNVSTTIAAALQTEAITPD, from the exons ATGGAGAAGATACGTGTCCTGGTTCGTCCCGACCAATTCTCATCACTGAAAGTAACGAAAAGTACATTGGAATTCGTGAGACTGGAGGGCGATCTGGAAGACAAATGCAGACTTCAGCAGGTTCTCGCCAGGCTAGATTCCCAGCGTTTAAACCTAGCCGGATTCCCAAATATCCTCAAAGTCCGGGCTGCAGAGGCCAAGGACGAGTTTCCGACCCGGCATTCGTGGGACTCTTACTTCAGGGATGCCAAACACATGAACGAATTAAAACCGGGCGAAAGACCTGACACCATTCATATTACTGGCTTGCCAGTCAAGTGGTTCTGTGAGGAGGGGGCTGAAATCCCCAGCGAGTCACTGGTCTCCAAAATATTCCGCAAATGGGGACCCCTTCGGAGGGTCGATGTTCCAGCTGCAGATCCATATAGATCAAGAATGAGGCTTGGCacaaatatacaaaaatttaGTTTCGGCGATGGGCTTTTCTTTGATGCTTATATTCAGTACGCTGAGTATATGGACTTTGTCAATGCTATGGACGCCCTCCGAGGGATGAAACTGTTGAAGAAGGAGCCACTCAAGTACCTTACGGCCACAATTAAG GCTGATTTtgacaaaacaaaacacatGAACGACTCAAGCGTAGCACATCGGGAGTTTGAAAGAAAGCGACTGACTGCACAGGACAGCATGGCTGCGGAAAAACTGCGTAAGAAGCAAGAAGCGATTGAATCACGCAAAGCAGAACAGAG AAAGCAAGAAGAAGCGAACAGTAACGCGAAGCAGCTTAGACGtcagaaaagagaagaaaagcgTAAGCGAAAAGCTTTGACCATTATTCGAAAACAAGAAGAGGACAAGGTATCCATGAAAATTGCCAGAGAGGAACGGAAACTGATAAAGGCTCAGAGGCAGTTGGAGAGCATACGATTGCTTGACGAATTGTTTGATAGACTTAAGGTAATG GTGAGAGTTGAGCAGAAGGAAATTGAGATCAAGAAAACTGATACAGAGTCTAAAAAGGATgtcaaaaaatcagaaaagtTGGGCCAGCAAAAAACGTCAGAAAACTCGGAATGTgatgaggataaaaaaaaagatcaaaagaataagaaatctaaaaagaaaaagattaagaaggacaaaaagaaaaag aaaaaacaaaagaaggaCAAAAAATCTGCGACGGACGAAGATTCGGATTACTCGGATGACGGAGCAACGAAGGTAAAGAGCGTGCTTACTAGCGGCATCGCCCTTCCATCATCCTCCTCAG GCCCGCTTTCAGTTGATACTGCAGGTACGTATCCAGTGATGTACCCAAGCTTCGATCCAGCCTGGTACTGGAACGGGGCCACATCACCGTTATTTTTCTCGCCAATGATGCGGGGAATACCGAGAGGACCACCAAGAGGACGTTTTCTGCGTGGAAGAGGCAGGGGTTTCACCCCGTGGCGCGGCCATTTCCGTCAGCCGCGTCCGTTCAACCCTCACGTCTACAACGATCAGTACTACAAATACTTTGCGAAGCTGACAGGGCAGGACTACCACGATTTGGATTTAGAGAGCGATTGGGAACGCGACTCCAGGTCGAGATCACAGAGTCGTAGGAGATCCAGGACTAGATCCTACTCCAGATCGCGGTCAAGGAGCAGGAGGCGGAGTCGTAGTCGAAGTAGAAACAGGAGCAGGAGCAGGAGCAGAAGTCGGACGAGAAGTAGAAGCAGAAGTAAAAGTAGAACTAGGAGCAGGAGCAGGGGACGAGCCAGGAGCAGAACCAGGAGTAAAAGTAGATCTCGTTCGAGGCGAAGAGGCGGGGCGAGGGCAAGGTCAGGCTCGCGACGCTCAAGGTCAAATTCACGGACTAGGTCGAGGTCAAGGTCAAGGTCGAGATCACGGTCGCGAAAATTGAACAGGTCGAGAAGTAACTCTAGAACAAATTCCAGCAGACGAAAACGCAGAAGGAGATCTGGATCGCGAGTTATGATTACTCGGGCAAAGTCTCGTAGTGTTTCGCCCAAACATAAATCTCGCAGCAGTTCGTGGTCGCTTCCAAGAACACCGAACCGCAGGAGCTGTTCTTGGTCTAAGGACATTGATAGTCAGCCGAAGGATGGCGggggaaagaagaagaaagaaggagagagagatagaagaAAGAAGAGCAGCACGGAGACGAGAAAGAAGGATGATCATCGCAATGAGACTGATAGAGATAAGAAAGTAAATGCGAAAAATGGGACTATTGAGAATGTTGATAACGTTAGTACAACTATTGCTGCTGCTCTTCAAACTGAGGCAATCACACCTGATTGA